The stretch of DNA GCGAAATCGGGGCAGTAAAACATCCCTTAAGGTGTTGGATTGGCCAGTTCCGGAGGTAAGGGAACTTCCTGTGACAGGGCATGAATCACGAGATTGATCGCCAGCTTGACGGCATCTTCGGGAACATACCCTTCGCAACTGACGGTCGATTGTCGTTCCAAGGCGCAGCTGATGTCGTACTTGCTGTAAATCACCGCCAGTCGTCCATCAATCTCGATCGCTTCGAGGTACGGCTCACCTTCAAGCACTTGCGATTTCACTGCCTGACCGGGCAGAGAAGAGTTAACCCGCCGACGTATGCGAGTGACATCCTGGCCGGATTTTGCCGAGAAGACTTCGTGAGTCACCGGAATGCGCGTGAGAGGTGTGGCCGGGAAGGCTTTTTTCATCGCTGCACGGAACGATTCATCAAAGCCCTTGGCGCCGCAGCTGGCATCAGCCAGAAGGACACCACCGCGAGAGAGATACGTTCGCAAACCTTCAATTTCCGCAGGTGAAAGTTCGAAGGTCGAACGTCCGTGCATGTACACCAGCGGATAGCGATACAGATTGGTATCGGAAAGTGGCAGATGGCGGATCTTGGGGTTGGTGCCGATCCCTGCCGATTGATCAAGTGCCGTGAGCAGGTTTCGCACAGCCGCCGGTGCTGCATCCCACTGTCCCGAATGTTGAATGCGGGCAATCTGCAGGAAGGAACGTTCAATGCGATCTGTTTTCGAGCTGAGATTCGCCAGTTCCTGCGAATCCAGCTTATTCGGCGGTTCACGACCTGTGGCGTAGGCGATGATGTTCGTACCAATCTGCGTCGCACGAATCACTTTGGCTCGAAGATTTGGATTGCGGTTCGCCGATTCCAGCCGGCTCCAGTAATGCCACAAACAGCCGATATCCTCGGGGCAAAAGATCACTGGCGTGCGGCAGCCAGCATCAACGCCCCAGAGTTCCAAGCCTTCGGGATCGAGCAGAAACTCGCTGCGAAAGACCGGATGATCAAAGGAAAGTTTTTTGAGCACACCTTCGCCGGTCGGGAACAATCGCGGTGTCAACTCGCGAAAACTTTCTTCAAATCGTGCACTCTGGCAACCGGCCACTCCCAGAATAAAGCCTCCCTGTTCGACATACTCTTTGAGCAGGGCAATTTCCGCATCTGTCAAATCGAGAGCATCCTGGCCGGTGATGTATAAAACGGGAGCCTGAGCGAGAGATGCCACGGATTTGGCAGCGACAGCTTTTGAAAGATCAACCTCCTGCGCAGTGAGCAGCTTGGGCCATAACGGCCGACCACTCAAGTACTCCGTGAGATTACGGGCATCGCGTGGATGTCGATTCCAATCGTCGGTTAAGGTATGCCCCGGTCGATTCGGGTTGGGTGGCCCATACTTGAGCTTATTCACCAATACGGGTGCCAGGCCCTTGGAAAGAAACAGCAGTGCAAAAGCCGAGGCCACTGTTGGTTCCGATTCATACAAGCCCACGCCAACCCAGGCTCCTGTCCTTTGGTTCTGCACCTTGAGCAGCACTTCGGCACCTTCGCGGTACCAGTCATGCTGCCCAAAGAAACGTTGTCCACTCAACCGGCCAGCACGTTCGACACCATAAAGATAGTAGAGCAACCACGTTCCCGATCCGGGATTTTGAAGCGGTGTAAATCGATTGGCCAGCCACCTTAACCCTCGATCCAAAGCTTCGTTGGGCTCTGCCGGTTCACAGCAAGGTGGCGAACCATCAGGCCCAATTTTTCGATCTTCCACCAGCATCTGTTCCACAATCGATAGCGTGGCCACACCAGCGACAGTCATACTCCCAGTGCTCTGGCCATCAGAGGAATAATTCCAGCCACCATCCGGGTTCTGCTGACTCGTCCAATGGGTACGAATGCGTTCCCAGGTTTTGCGATCAATCTCGACGCCCGCTTCGGCAGCTTCGCGCAAGCCCAGCACTGCATATTGGGCGTTACTGCGGTCTCCGCCCAGATTGATCCCGCCACCAGGCGAACTGTAAGTCCACGACCCGCTGTTCCCTTCGCGGATCTGCCAGCTTTCTAAACGGCTGGCCAGCCGTGCGATCCGGGGGAGATCGTTGGTACTGGAATCTTTCGCAGCGACCAATGCCATAATCACCAGCGAAATATCGTAGGTCTGGGAGATTTCATCTTCCGGAAGACGCCTGAGATACTGGAGAGCTTTACGAATTTGTGGCTGGTTGGCTTCCATCCCGCTATTCAGCAAGGCGAGAGTGCACAAGGCGGAAACACCCGAGCGATGCCCCAGGTTGTTCCCCGCATCAAACGAGCCGTCCTGCTTTTGCCGGGTTAAAAGAAATTCACGACCTGCATCAATCGATTCGAGGACGCGGGCAGCCGTTAACTCGGCACCACTTGTCACTGTGGCACAGGGGATTGCTCCCGCAAACAGACTGATGATCCATACGATCAGCCGCATGGCCCATGGGGAAAATTCACTGCGAACTCTCCGGAAAGCTCGATGGTTCAATGAGACCTGTGGGTGCATGAGCTATCCGCCAATTACCTGGTTCCAGCCTTCTCCAGCCGAGCCATCACAACGTTTCGCGGGTCAACGATCAGTCGCTTCGTGAGCAGGTGCAGGGCTGGCGGCATTGTCGAACAAATGATAATAGCCCGCTTCTTCCAGTTGCAGGCGCTCGTATTTGTGCAAGCGGTACAGCACAAAGATGACTGTTCCACAAACAGCGCCGATCATTCCCAGCATGAAAAAGACGCTCAGCATGTACGCACGAGGCTGTTCACTCTGCTGCTCTGCCAGTAGCTTGCACGAAGGACATGCCCAAACCGATGAAGAACGCAGAACTTCACAGACTGCCACCACCAGCAGCGTTTTCCAACGCAAACTGCGTACACCAATCGATGATGAAACCAGAGGCCTCAGTCGCATACATTTCCTCTCTTCGGCTACACTGCATCGAATTATAGCCACCAAAAGTGCTGCCGCGAAGAGACTCCCGGAGTTCTCTGGCCGAATTCGACCAATCACAGCAACTGTTGGTTGCAATTTTCTGCATTTCGACATGATTCCACGAAAGCGATCCCATGAAACTGGTGCTGGTGATTCCCGATGGCTGTGCCGATGAACCCCAGCCAATCCTCCAGGGAAAAACCCCTCTCGAAGCGGCCCACATTCCTCACATGGATGCTGTCGCTGCCCTAGGAATGGTGGGAGAAGCCGATCATGTCCCGCTTCCGATGCCCTCCGGGAGTGATGTCGGCACCATGAGCCTCTTTGGGTATGACCCACTGCTTTTTCATACCGGTCGTGCCCCGCTCGAAGCGGCTGCTCAAGGGATTACGCTCGGGCCGGAGGATTGGGCCGTCCGCTGTAATCTGGTCACAACTCATGATGGTGTGATGAAAAGCTTCACTGCCGGACAAATTCCGAGTGACGTGGCGGCATCACTTCTGCAGGAAATGCAGGCTGCACTTCCCGCAGATTCCCCCTGGGAATTTTTTCCCGGAGTGAGCTACCGCAATCTGCTGATCTTCCGCGGTGCGGGCAGAACGGCACCTTTCGATAAAGCAACATCCACCACTCCGCCCCACGATGTCACCGATCAGCCATTTGCGCCGCATTTGCCGCAAGGCCAGGGTGCCGATGAACTGCTCAAGCTGATGGAGTGGAGTCGTGAATTCTGTACAAAACATCCCGCCAATCGGGCACGCGGCGACAATGCCGCTACGCAAATCTGGTTGTGGGGACAAGGCCAGAGGCCAGCTCTTGAGGCTTTCTCCAGCAAGTATGGCCCTCAGGGCGCGGTCATCACTGCGGTCGATCTCTTACGAGGCATTGGTAAACTGATCGGCTGGCAAGTGATCGAGGTTCCTGGGGCTACCGGTTATCTCGATACCGATTATGCTGCGAAAGGCCGCTATGCGATTGATGCCTTGAAAAACGGTGTCGAGTTGATGGTCGTGCATGTCGAAGCGACGGACGAAGCTTCTCATGAGGGCCACGCCTTCGAAAAGGTGAAAGCTCTCGAAGAAATCGACCGACACATTGTGGGCCCTGTGCATGAATGTCTGAAATCACAGGGCGAGTACCGCCTGCTCGTCTGCCCCGATCACCCCACGTTTCTGCGGACGAAAACCCACAGCCACGGCTATTCGCCCTTCGCGCTGTGTGGCACGAATGTCCCCCAGGACAAAGCCACGCATTACAGCGAACCCGAAGCCACTCGCGCCGGCACCCGCCTGGCGCGAGGCTGTGACCTGATGAACCTGCTGGTGAATGGGGTGAATACCTAAATTGTCTTCAAATTTGTAATAGTGCACTGTCCGCCACTGTCGCCAGCACTCGGCCAACATGTTTACCCAATGATCCATTCGCCACTTCGAATCGCAATTTATATTTAATAGCGTTTAATCGATGAGCTATCAATCTGTTGTAGTTCTATCCGGCTTTGATATGCCGAATAGAACTACAACTTGTCTGCATCGGCTGATTTTATTCAGCAGAAACAGTCTGTACGTTGAATTCCAGCGGAACCCCAATCTGTTGAATTGCACCAGGGGTTTTACTATTGACCCTGATATAGCCCACAAGCTGAACACTATCGAGTGGATACTTGATGGGAAGTGTCTTTTGAAGCGACTTAGTCAAAGTGGCTTCGACTGACTTCCAGTCCAATGATTTGTTCTTGTCGATATCAAACGGCCCGATAATCGACGAGACGACGGGTGTTGAATTTCCCTCTGGTGGCCTGGCATGAACGCGAAATGCAACCTGTCCTTCGTCAAACTTCTGAAGCAGACTATGTACCGCCTGCGAAACCTTGGGGAGTTGAATCACCGGTGGCTTATCGATGAATCTCGCCTCAAATTTGACGAGATCAATCGTTTGCTCGGGGCCAACGGTTACGATTAATGAATTAGGCAAATCAGCAGGCAGCTGAGAAGCGAACTCAAAACGCTCTACATGCAGTGCTTCAACATGCTCCTTAACTGCCTTTGAAGCTGAGGCATCAGCGGATTCTTTCGCCTCTTCCTCTGTCTTGGCACTAATCAAAGGGACTCGCAGAGCCTGGCTGACTCCAAAACAATTGGCGACATGAATCTCCACATAACGAATCAGTTCGCCGTCACCATCGCGACCTTCGCAAGTCATTGCTCCGGGTGGAATGGTTACTTGCATGCATTGATCACTGAGCAGCCAGAATTCACCTTTGGACGGATTCACGGGTTCTGATTTAGCACCAGTTTCGCTATCTGTTGCGGCAGATGCCGCATTCGATGCCCCCTGTTTTCGAGGAATCAGTTCGCGATTACCCGCATTGACCTGCAAGCCACTTAATGAAAAGTTTTCACCCAGTAGAAACAATGTGGTGGGCTGGTCAGTTTCAACTCCTGGTGCACCAAACCAGTTATACAGAGCCGGTCCTGCATCAAAAATGGCTCCCTGAGCGAACAGTTTGAATCCATGAGATTTCACTCGTGTCGGTAATTCGACATGCAATGTTTGAAGTGGTAGTCGGGCTGAGAGTTGATCAACGCGTCTCAACAAACGATAGACCTCCCCATCGCGATACAGATGTGCCTCCATTTGACAGGCCTGAGAAAATTCCTTCAGTGCTGTCACTTGTCGACTGAGATCGACTGTCTCGGAGAGCGAGAAACCTGTTCGTCGAGAGTTTCCTAAGCAGTACCAATCAGAACGCACATCGAGTGAAACCTGCCGAATAAAGGATGGGCAAAGCATCAGGACGACACATTCGCGCGGGCCTGGCTCCATCGCCCGCTGCCTGCGGACAGCGTCTTTCCCTGGCCCACCAACGAGAAGATCGCGAAAGGCAACCGTGAGATTGCTCTCGATAGGAGGCGTTTGAACGCGTGGGGCAAAGCGCCAGCCAAAGGTGTCGTTCCCCTGGGAAAAGGCAACTGCCGTACGATTCAGTGCGATCGTATCGATATCCAATTCCAATCGACGTGCAAACCGCGTCGCGTTCTCGGCTGTCATTTGCCCGCTGGCGACTCCCACAGCCAGTGCCAATTGCAGTTCACGACGAGAGCTATACGAATCGGCCACGTTCTGATCCTGAATTTCCGGATCTAAGGCGAAGACTCTTAAAGGCCAGCGGCAGCGAATATACTCATTAAAAGCAAGCCGAGTCTCTGGCGATGGACTGGGAAAATGCAGATCCATTAAGTCCGTCGACAGGCAGGGGCAATTTTTCTGAGACGCGACTTCCCGGAAATCGGATCGCATCCGATCAGCCAGCAAGGTGGCATCGACGATAATCGCCCAGGCAAAGGCTCCAATCGGTCGATTGCGTATGGAAGGTGGAAGTGCACCGTAGAAGTTGCTTCGTATCCGTGAGAGTTCACTATCGTTACAACTTCGTACAGCTTCCAGTAACTCCTGATTTGAGAACTGCCACAACTGCGACTGACTGGGAAGATTAAGAAATTCATAGGCGGCCTGGATTTCGTCAGTAAGATATCGTTCAACATCTGTGTAGGATGCGGCTCGATAATTGATAGCCCCGGGGATTGCGTGGTAGGCATTGATCA from Planctopirus ephydatiae encodes:
- a CDS encoding DUF4159 domain-containing protein: MRLIVWIISLFAGAIPCATVTSGAELTAARVLESIDAGREFLLTRQKQDGSFDAGNNLGHRSGVSALCTLALLNSGMEANQPQIRKALQYLRRLPEDEISQTYDISLVIMALVAAKDSSTNDLPRIARLASRLESWQIREGNSGSWTYSSPGGGINLGGDRSNAQYAVLGLREAAEAGVEIDRKTWERIRTHWTSQQNPDGGWNYSSDGQSTGSMTVAGVATLSIVEQMLVEDRKIGPDGSPPCCEPAEPNEALDRGLRWLANRFTPLQNPGSGTWLLYYLYGVERAGRLSGQRFFGQHDWYREGAEVLLKVQNQRTGAWVGVGLYESEPTVASAFALLFLSKGLAPVLVNKLKYGPPNPNRPGHTLTDDWNRHPRDARNLTEYLSGRPLWPKLLTAQEVDLSKAVAAKSVASLAQAPVLYITGQDALDLTDAEIALLKEYVEQGGFILGVAGCQSARFEESFRELTPRLFPTGEGVLKKLSFDHPVFRSEFLLDPEGLELWGVDAGCRTPVIFCPEDIGCLWHYWSRLESANRNPNLRAKVIRATQIGTNIIAYATGREPPNKLDSQELANLSSKTDRIERSFLQIARIQHSGQWDAAPAAVRNLLTALDQSAGIGTNPKIRHLPLSDTNLYRYPLVYMHGRSTFELSPAEIEGLRTYLSRGGVLLADASCGAKGFDESFRAAMKKAFPATPLTRIPVTHEVFSAKSGQDVTRIRRRVNSSLPGQAVKSQVLEGEPYLEAIEIDGRLAVIYSKYDISCALERQSTVSCEGYVPEDAVKLAINLVIHALSQEVPLPPELANPTP
- a CDS encoding cofactor-independent phosphoglycerate mutase; this translates as MKLVLVIPDGCADEPQPILQGKTPLEAAHIPHMDAVAALGMVGEADHVPLPMPSGSDVGTMSLFGYDPLLFHTGRAPLEAAAQGITLGPEDWAVRCNLVTTHDGVMKSFTAGQIPSDVAASLLQEMQAALPADSPWEFFPGVSYRNLLIFRGAGRTAPFDKATSTTPPHDVTDQPFAPHLPQGQGADELLKLMEWSREFCTKHPANRARGDNAATQIWLWGQGQRPALEAFSSKYGPQGAVITAVDLLRGIGKLIGWQVIEVPGATGYLDTDYAAKGRYAIDALKNGVELMVVHVEATDEASHEGHAFEKVKALEEIDRHIVGPVHECLKSQGEYRLLVCPDHPTFLRTKTHSHGYSPFALCGTNVPQDKATHYSEPEATRAGTRLARGCDLMNLLVNGVNT